A region of Moorena producens PAL-8-15-08-1 DNA encodes the following proteins:
- a CDS encoding eIF2A-related protein, translating to MPSLYRVEDADAYNKNSMQELAWAIETSQGEFSLILARRNYEALQDYIVRKLRQVCAIEFQEIYLNQSVKSLYTTILEQLGDQQPAAVMVFGLDSLSNLEQVLITTNQVREEFRKHCPFPLVLWVNDNVLQKLIRSVPDLESWATTTDFVLSSNQLTEALAERESYLFTRILDAGGDQFLPNTAIFGSNYRRELDSALRDLQTRGDVLDITQEASLPFVLGREAYTNGQIEQALEYYQQSLAFWQQQSRSCETQQQKTQQQTSFTSRLGRTTQIPTSLRTLPRDPSTPSPVERQALLLFHIGLCYLNLAELNRSQTRHHWITARGYFQKCIDTFEQAKRPDLIAKFITKLGETLQRLEAWKDLQGLAQRSLVLHRTYGNSLQLSQDYGFIAAVALQDCRWMGAQQAARKALELLTRLTNTSGQYQMSYLLLLAKAKGHLGLSEEAIAILERAKETGPMDAPQLYIRILEKLRTLYFRQKQYLEAFRVKQERFSVEQQYGFRAFIGPGRLKPHLRQTSTLLLEQETAAEEITASVRQNDVERLVERIGSTQHKLTVIYGQSGVGKSSLLEAGLVPTLKTKVIGTRDVVPILVRVYTDWVREVWKSLASSPLKVDQLNGQGFSGLKVDRLKVVRVRGASPTAKAWPKGQGSQQSSHLQHSTQTNLQHSTQTNLQHSTQTNLQPATLLEQLRQNEHSNLLTVLIFDQFEEFFLISDNPTERKRFFDFLRECLQIPFVKVILSLRENDLYFLLQGIRFQNFDSINNNILNKDILYYLGNFSLDDSKSIIRSLTERSQFYLEEALVNTLVQELGSSEGEVRPIELQIVGAQLQTEGITTLAHYRRKGPKEKLVQRYLQEVIADCGSENEKAAELILYLLTEENNTRPPKTRQDLEKDLNALAVDLAIEKIDQLDLVLNILVESGLVVLLRESPVNRYQLVHDYLVSVIRQQQDSELLAKLKEAQEQHRLSQAQLQKSMIALTGSIALVAMLAISTVSAAIFWAQARNNEITALIKSSEALYGSNNHALDPLKDALEAATKLKRSLGVSSETKDIAMSSLEKAFYGVRERNRLEGHTDTLKSVSFSPDGELIATASSDKTVKIWSKEGKELYTLAGKDGHQDEIRSVTFSPDGKLIATASKDKTVKVWQRNGKFIQTLTGHTDLVWSVRFSPDLKSLAASSENGRVIIWSLEGKKPQIFKAHDKAVLSISFSPDSKVLATGSFDKTVKLWRRNRNGLYKRKPLTIKAHDDAVFSVSFSPKGKLIATGSKDQTVKLWKLDGTLYQTLGKDDHESHESTVTSISFSPDGQTLASASADNTVKLWNRNGQLLETLTGHSDWVWSVNFSPDSQTLASASADKTVKLWSRRYGNELPIPTGDENTVYSVSYSPDGQTMATASKNNTIQLWSLNGELQRTLTGHTGWVWGVSFSPDGETIASASADKTAKIWNKNGKLLHTLSGHENVVRSITFSPDGKIIATASRDKTVKLWNQNGIEIRTLTGHTNWVNSVRFSPDGETIATASLDQTVKLWNVSDGKELQTLDDHDDWVVSVGFSPDGKTLASASRDNTVKLWNLSNGKELTSLEGHDNTVWSVVFSPDGETIATASADQTVKLWNRKGKQPQTFYGHDDAVVSLSFSPDGKTIASSDSSARVIIWNLETIRHSDQLHSLACDWLQDYLKHNTNVNKRERRWCR from the coding sequence ATGCCTAGCTTATACCGCGTAGAAGATGCGGATGCCTACAACAAGAATTCAATGCAGGAACTCGCCTGGGCGATTGAGACGTCCCAAGGGGAGTTTTCCCTGATTTTAGCCCGCCGCAACTATGAAGCTTTACAGGATTACATTGTGCGGAAGTTGCGGCAAGTTTGTGCTATTGAGTTCCAGGAAATATACCTGAACCAGTCGGTTAAGAGTCTCTACACCACTATCTTGGAGCAGCTAGGGGATCAACAGCCAGCTGCAGTGATGGTCTTTGGTTTAGACTCCCTGAGCAACCTGGAGCAAGTACTAATCACTACCAACCAAGTGCGAGAGGAGTTTCGCAAGCATTGCCCCTTCCCTCTAGTGTTATGGGTCAATGACAACGTACTCCAAAAGCTGATTCGCTCTGTGCCGGATTTAGAGAGTTGGGCAACAACCACAGATTTTGTCCTCTCCTCCAATCAATTGACTGAAGCTCTAGCAGAACGAGAGAGTTATTTATTTACTCGTATTTTGGATGCCGGTGGGGATCAGTTCCTACCCAATACCGCTATTTTCGGTTCCAACTATCGCCGAGAATTGGACTCAGCTTTGAGGGATTTGCAAACTCGTGGAGATGTCTTAGACATAACCCAAGAAGCTAGTTTGCCATTTGTGCTTGGTCGAGAAGCTTATACTAATGGTCAGATCGAACAGGCGTTAGAGTATTATCAGCAAAGTTTAGCCTTTTGGCAGCAGCAATCTAGGAGCTGCGAAACACAACAGCAGAAAACACAACAGCAGACTAGTTTTACCTCCAGACTGGGTCGAACTACCCAAATACCTACTTCCCTCCGGACGTTGCCGAGAGACCCCTCAACCCCTTCACCAGTAGAACGTCAAGCTCTACTGCTGTTTCATATCGGTTTGTGTTATCTGAACCTGGCTGAACTCAATCGCTCCCAAACTCGTCACCACTGGATCACAGCCAGAGGGTATTTTCAAAAATGTATCGATACATTTGAACAAGCAAAACGCCCAGATTTAATCGCCAAGTTTATTACTAAACTTGGCGAAACCCTACAACGACTGGAAGCTTGGAAAGACTTACAAGGTCTGGCGCAACGCTCCCTGGTACTGCACAGAACCTATGGCAATTCACTGCAACTGTCTCAAGATTATGGATTTATCGCTGCAGTCGCCCTTCAAGACTGCCGTTGGATGGGCGCTCAGCAAGCAGCTAGGAAAGCGTTAGAACTCCTAACACGGTTAACTAATACCTCCGGACAGTATCAAATGTCCTATCTACTGCTTCTGGCTAAAGCGAAGGGGCATTTGGGTCTCTCGGAAGAAGCGATCGCTATCTTGGAAAGGGCTAAGGAAACCGGTCCAATGGATGCCCCACAACTTTATATTCGCATTTTGGAAAAATTGCGGACGCTTTATTTCCGGCAAAAGCAGTATCTAGAAGCCTTTCGGGTCAAACAAGAACGATTCTCCGTTGAGCAGCAGTACGGTTTCCGTGCCTTTATCGGACCTGGTCGGCTTAAACCTCATCTACGCCAAACTTCTACCTTACTCCTAGAGCAGGAAACTGCTGCGGAGGAAATCACTGCTTCTGTACGTCAGAACGATGTAGAGCGCTTAGTGGAACGTATTGGCAGCACCCAGCACAAACTGACAGTGATTTACGGTCAGTCAGGGGTAGGTAAGAGTTCCCTGCTAGAAGCTGGATTAGTCCCTACTCTCAAAACTAAGGTAATTGGAACCCGCGATGTCGTACCAATTTTGGTAAGGGTTTACACCGATTGGGTCAGGGAAGTCTGGAAATCCTTAGCATCTTCTCCGTTGAAAGTTGACCAGTTGAACGGTCAAGGGTTTTCTGGGTTGAAGGTTGACCGGTTGAAGGTTGTTCGCGTTCGCGGAGCGTCGCCTACGGCGAAAGCGTGGCCGAAAGGCCAAGGTTCACAGCAGTCTTCTCACCTGCAACATTCAACCCAAACTAACCTGCAACATTCAACCCAAACTAACCTGCAACATTCAACCCAAACTAACCTGCAACCAGCAACCCTTTTAGAGCAATTGCGACAAAATGAACATAGCAATTTGCTAACGGTGCTGATTTTTGACCAGTTTGAAGAGTTTTTCTTGATTTCGGATAATCCTACTGAAAGAAAACGCTTCTTTGATTTTTTACGGGAGTGTCTTCAGATTCCTTTCGTCAAGGTTATCTTGTCATTACGGGAAAATGATTTGTATTTTTTGTTGCAAGGTATTCGCTTTCAAAATTTTGATTCAATCAACAATAATATTCTCAACAAAGATATTCTTTATTATTTAGGTAATTTCTCCTTAGACGATTCTAAATCTATTATTCGCAGCCTAACCGAACGCTCTCAATTTTATTTAGAAGAAGCTTTAGTAAATACCTTAGTTCAGGAACTAGGCAGCAGTGAAGGAGAAGTTCGTCCCATTGAATTGCAGATAGTAGGAGCTCAACTACAAACTGAAGGAATTACTACCCTAGCTCATTATCGGAGAAAAGGTCCTAAAGAAAAATTGGTGCAGCGTTATCTGCAAGAAGTGATCGCAGATTGTGGCTCCGAGAATGAAAAAGCTGCTGAATTGATCTTGTATTTACTCACTGAAGAAAATAACACCCGCCCGCCTAAAACCCGCCAGGATTTGGAAAAAGATTTAAACGCCTTGGCAGTAGATTTAGCGATAGAAAAAATAGACCAGTTAGATTTAGTCTTAAATATCCTAGTCGAATCAGGATTAGTGGTGCTCTTACGAGAAAGTCCGGTTAACCGCTATCAACTGGTTCATGATTATCTAGTTTCTGTGATTCGCCAGCAGCAAGATAGCGAATTACTCGCCAAACTTAAGGAAGCCCAAGAGCAACATCGGCTTTCTCAAGCCCAGTTACAGAAGTCGATGATAGCACTGACCGGCTCCATTGCTCTAGTTGCTATGTTAGCGATCTCAACCGTTTCTGCTGCTATATTTTGGGCTCAAGCTAGAAACAACGAAATCACAGCTTTGATTAAATCCTCAGAAGCCCTTTACGGTTCCAATAATCATGCCCTCGATCCCCTAAAAGATGCGTTAGAGGCAGCAACCAAACTGAAGAGGTCACTTGGGGTCAGCTCTGAGACTAAGGATATAGCGATGAGTTCTCTAGAGAAAGCCTTTTATGGGGTCAGAGAGCGCAACCGCTTAGAAGGTCATACTGATACACTCAAAAGTGTTAGTTTCAGTCCCGACGGTGAGCTAATTGCTACAGCTAGTTCCGACAAAACTGTCAAAATCTGGTCCAAGGAAGGCAAAGAACTCTACACGTTAGCAGGAAAGGATGGACATCAGGATGAAATCAGAAGTGTTACCTTCAGTCCTGATGGCAAGTTGATTGCCACGGCTAGTAAAGATAAAACCGTTAAAGTCTGGCAACGGAATGGTAAGTTTATTCAAACCCTGACAGGGCATACTGATTTAGTTTGGAGTGTGCGTTTTAGCCCTGATCTCAAAAGCCTTGCTGCTTCTAGCGAGAATGGAAGAGTTATCATCTGGAGCCTCGAAGGCAAAAAACCCCAAATCTTCAAAGCCCATGATAAAGCAGTGCTCAGTATTAGTTTCAGCCCCGATAGCAAGGTGCTGGCAACCGGGAGTTTTGACAAAACGGTTAAACTCTGGCGTAGAAACAGGAATGGCTTGTACAAGAGAAAGCCTCTAACCATAAAAGCCCATGACGATGCGGTGTTCAGCGTCAGTTTCAGTCCCAAAGGTAAACTGATTGCTACTGGTAGTAAAGATCAGACTGTCAAACTCTGGAAACTTGACGGTACTCTGTATCAGACATTGGGAAAGGATGACCATGAAAGTCATGAAAGTACTGTGACTAGCATCAGTTTCAGTCCAGACGGTCAGACCCTTGCTAGCGCTAGTGCTGACAATACCGTCAAACTCTGGAATCGAAATGGCCAGCTACTCGAAACCCTTACCGGTCATAGCGATTGGGTATGGAGCGTTAATTTCAGCCCCGACAGCCAGACCCTTGCTAGCGCTAGTGCTGACAAAACGGTTAAACTTTGGAGTCGTCGATACGGTAATGAACTCCCTATTCCCACAGGGGATGAGAATACCGTTTACAGCGTCAGTTATAGCCCCGACGGTCAGACTATGGCTACCGCTAGTAAGAACAACACGATCCAACTGTGGAGCTTAAACGGTGAATTGCAGCGAACTCTGACTGGTCATACCGGTTGGGTTTGGGGTGTTAGTTTTAGCCCTGATGGTGAGACTATTGCTAGCGCTAGTGCAGACAAGACTGCCAAAATCTGGAATAAGAATGGTAAGTTACTGCACACCCTATCTGGTCATGAGAATGTGGTTAGGAGTATCACTTTCAGTCCCGATGGCAAAATTATCGCTACGGCTAGTAGGGACAAAACAGTTAAACTCTGGAATCAGAATGGTATTGAGATTAGAACTCTAACTGGTCATACCAATTGGGTAAATAGCGTCAGGTTCAGTCCTGATGGTGAGACTATTGCTACGGCTAGTCTTGACCAAACCGTCAAACTCTGGAATGTTAGTGATGGCAAGGAACTGCAAACCCTTGATGATCATGACGATTGGGTTGTCAGTGTCGGTTTCAGCCCCGATGGTAAAACCCTGGCCTCTGCTAGCAGGGATAACACAGTTAAACTCTGGAATCTTAGTAATGGTAAGGAACTAACATCTCTTGAAGGTCATGACAATACCGTCTGGAGTGTGGTGTTTAGTCCCGATGGTGAAACCATTGCTACAGCTAGTGCTGACCAAACTGTCAAGCTTTGGAACAGGAAAGGTAAACAACCTCAAACCTTTTATGGCCATGATGATGCTGTAGTTAGCCTTAGTTTTAGTCCCGATGGCAAAACTATTGCTTCTTCAGATTCATCTGCTAGAGTAATTATATGGAATTTAGAGACTATCAGACATTCTGATCAACTACACTCCCTTGCTTGCGATTGGCTGCAGGATTATCTAAAGCACAATACTAATGTCAATAAGAGGGAGCGTCGTTGGTGTCGTTAG
- a CDS encoding AAA family ATPase, translating to MTVNIQKFYKACNPSKTLTVEQPEDRNYYIDFSSVRGGKIIEELKDNITFFSMDEPTCELFTGHIGCGKSTELLRLKSELEEADFHVVYFESSQDLEMGDVDVGDILLAIARRVSESLDKIKLGEPKGFKKLLAGAAKLLLTEIELSGRVGVPGIGEVGVDTEGAVSLAVGIGEITAKAKDSPDLRSRLRQYLEPQTNRLLEVINQELLEPAIANLQQVGKQGLVVIVDNLDRVDASQKPWGRDQPEYLFVDRGAQLKGLHCHVVYTMPLALRFSNDYSALTQRFVVDPKVLPMVPVRLRDGTPHEQGMALLRQMVLARAFPDLEPGSRLARVKEVFDSPDTLDRLCYASGGHVRNLLRFLSTWIKKERRLPLSQGMLETVIRDRRNELTLPISDDEWELLCHVAKHKKVVGDEGYQVLIRSMFVYEYRDQDGSWFDVNPILAEAEGFKSCLAYTA from the coding sequence ATGACAGTAAACATCCAAAAATTCTATAAAGCCTGTAATCCCAGCAAAACCTTAACGGTAGAACAGCCTGAAGACCGTAATTATTATATCGATTTTTCCTCAGTGCGAGGGGGCAAGATCATTGAGGAGTTGAAGGACAATATCACCTTCTTCTCCATGGATGAGCCGACCTGTGAGCTATTTACTGGACATATTGGTTGTGGGAAATCTACGGAATTACTGCGGTTGAAATCCGAATTGGAAGAAGCTGACTTTCACGTGGTCTATTTTGAGTCTTCTCAAGACTTGGAAATGGGAGATGTAGATGTTGGGGACATTTTACTCGCTATTGCTCGTCGAGTCAGTGAAAGCTTAGACAAAATTAAGCTAGGTGAACCGAAAGGCTTTAAAAAATTACTGGCAGGTGCGGCTAAACTATTGCTCACTGAAATTGAATTAAGCGGTCGGGTAGGAGTTCCTGGCATTGGTGAGGTTGGAGTAGACACGGAGGGGGCGGTTTCCCTAGCCGTTGGGATTGGTGAGATTACGGCTAAGGCTAAGGATAGCCCCGATCTGCGCAGTCGGTTACGGCAATATCTCGAACCTCAAACCAATCGGTTGTTAGAAGTGATTAACCAAGAATTGCTCGAACCTGCGATCGCAAACCTCCAACAAGTCGGGAAACAAGGGCTAGTGGTAATTGTAGATAACCTCGATCGGGTGGATGCTTCCCAGAAGCCTTGGGGACGTGATCAGCCGGAATATCTATTTGTGGATCGCGGAGCCCAGTTAAAGGGGTTACACTGTCATGTGGTCTATACCATGCCCCTAGCGCTACGATTTTCTAATGACTATAGTGCCTTGACTCAACGCTTTGTGGTAGATCCCAAAGTGTTACCAATGGTACCGGTAAGGTTACGAGATGGCACTCCCCATGAACAGGGCATGGCTCTGCTGCGACAAATGGTACTCGCTAGAGCCTTCCCTGATTTAGAGCCTGGGTCGCGTCTTGCTAGAGTAAAAGAGGTGTTCGACTCCCCTGACACTTTAGACCGCCTGTGTTACGCTAGCGGGGGTCATGTGCGAAATTTGCTTCGGTTCCTCAGTACCTGGATCAAGAAAGAAAGACGATTACCTCTGTCTCAAGGCATGTTAGAAACTGTAATTCGAGACCGGCGCAATGAACTAACCCTACCCATCTCAGACGATGAGTGGGAACTATTGTGTCATGTTGCTAAACACAAGAAGGTAGTTGGAGATGAAGGTTACCAAGTCTTGATCCGCAGCATGTTCGTCTATGAGTACCGAGACCAAGATGGGTCTTGGTTTGACGTTAATCCCATTTTGGCAGAAGCGGAAGGATTCAAATCATGCCTAGCTTATACCGCGTAG
- a CDS encoding ureidoglycolate lyase, whose protein sequence is MSKVKTIQKLHAEWVTSENFQPYGQVIFASEDGKPYDNDDAQLNLENGISRFYIMRLHHNGRKFDKITRHVQCTQCLGSLEGKDWFMAVAPPTQDDRPVLEDIAAFRIPGNCFIKLEVGTWHAGPYFDQEFIDFYNLELADTNVVDHFTHDFLDSHQLQFEIVIAKGVGSRE, encoded by the coding sequence ATGAGTAAAGTCAAGACGATTCAAAAACTACACGCGGAATGGGTGACATCAGAGAACTTTCAGCCCTACGGTCAAGTCATCTTTGCCAGTGAAGACGGCAAACCCTATGATAACGATGATGCTCAGTTAAACCTCGAAAATGGGATATCCCGGTTTTATATCATGCGGCTACACCACAACGGTCGTAAGTTTGATAAAATAACTCGCCACGTCCAATGTACTCAGTGTCTCGGTTCTCTAGAAGGCAAAGACTGGTTCATGGCTGTAGCTCCTCCCACTCAGGATGACCGACCCGTTTTAGAGGATATTGCGGCTTTTCGGATTCCAGGTAACTGCTTTATTAAATTAGAAGTAGGAACTTGGCACGCTGGTCCCTATTTTGACCAAGAATTTATAGATTTCTACAATTTGGAACTTGCTGATACCAATGTCGTAGATCATTTTACCCATGATTTTCTAGACAGCCATCAGTTACAGTTTGAAATTGTTATAGCAAAGGGAGTAGGAAGTAGGGAGTAG
- the gntT gene encoding guanitoxin biosynthesis MATE family efflux transporter GntT — protein MTFTCSNQDNVLYRFWKLAIINILSNLTVPLAGLISVAFLGHLDQIRHLAGVVIATILFNFIYKSLGFLRMGTTGVTAQAVGRNDRDAMLLVGLRNGLIALILGVLILSLHYPLRELGFALLSATPDVKFSGIAYFNARIWGAPATLLNFVLIGWFLGREMSGKVLLLSIIGNTANIVCDYFTIIRWGWESAGAGVSVAVSQYVIVVVGLVLVTREIQWQEVISVARRIWNLSEIIATFTLNSNLFIRTLAIIFTLSIFTNMSSALGTTILAENALILEVFMLAVYFIDGLAFATETLTGNLQGQGAKEQLIPLLKIVGGSSLLLGLNLAFLFILFPQTLFGLLTNHTEVIESITIYVPWLLLVLGFGSIAFMLDGYFLGLAAGQTLRNSTVIALVVGFAPMAVASWQFQSVHLLWLALSLFMAGRAIVLGVNLPSTLK, from the coding sequence ATGACTTTTACTTGCTCAAACCAAGACAATGTGCTCTATCGCTTCTGGAAATTGGCGATCATCAATATTCTGTCTAATCTGACCGTACCCCTTGCGGGTTTAATCAGCGTGGCTTTCTTGGGTCATTTAGATCAAATCCGCCACTTAGCTGGAGTCGTAATCGCTACTATCCTGTTTAACTTCATCTACAAAAGTTTGGGGTTTTTACGGATGGGAACTACTGGGGTAACCGCTCAAGCCGTTGGACGAAATGACCGAGATGCGATGTTGCTGGTGGGACTTCGTAATGGCTTAATTGCTCTGATTTTAGGTGTACTTATCTTAAGTTTACACTATCCTCTCAGAGAGCTTGGATTTGCTCTGTTAAGTGCTACACCAGATGTCAAATTTTCTGGTATTGCCTATTTTAATGCTCGAATTTGGGGAGCTCCTGCAACATTACTCAATTTCGTACTGATTGGTTGGTTTCTCGGTAGAGAAATGAGTGGTAAGGTGTTGCTGCTGTCCATTATCGGTAACACCGCTAATATAGTTTGCGATTACTTTACTATTATTCGCTGGGGTTGGGAAAGCGCTGGCGCTGGAGTATCCGTAGCAGTTAGTCAATACGTGATTGTTGTAGTGGGACTAGTTTTAGTGACGCGAGAAATCCAGTGGCAAGAGGTAATATCAGTAGCGAGGCGAATTTGGAACTTGTCGGAAATAATAGCTACTTTTACCCTAAATAGTAATCTTTTTATTAGAACCTTAGCGATTATTTTTACCTTGTCTATTTTTACCAATATGAGCTCAGCTTTGGGGACCACAATCTTGGCAGAAAATGCTTTAATATTAGAGGTGTTCATGCTGGCTGTTTATTTTATTGATGGATTGGCATTTGCTACTGAAACTCTGACGGGTAATTTACAAGGTCAGGGAGCAAAAGAGCAGTTAATCCCTTTATTGAAAATTGTCGGAGGAAGCAGTTTGCTATTGGGACTTAACCTTGCTTTCCTGTTTATCCTGTTTCCCCAGACACTATTTGGGCTGTTAACAAACCACACTGAGGTGATCGAATCTATTACTATCTATGTTCCTTGGTTACTCCTGGTGTTAGGGTTTGGTTCCATTGCGTTTATGCTGGATGGTTATTTTCTGGGCTTAGCGGCAGGACAAACCTTACGTAATTCTACCGTAATCGCCTTGGTGGTGGGATTTGCACCTATGGCTGTGGCTTCTTGGCAGTTTCAAAGCGTTCATCTTCTTTGGTTAGCTTTATCTTTGTTTATGGCAGGAAGAGCGATAGTACTGGGCGTCAATTTACCAAGCACGTTGAAGTGA
- a CDS encoding sodium-dependent transporter: MARQRWASRTVFLLAAVGSAVGLGNVWRFPYLAGKYGGGAFLVPYLIALVLIGVPLLMLEFAIGQKMQRGAIGSFRKLHPNFGSLGLFALMSAFIIVSYYAVVMGWSLIYFLASFGVKWSSDAKSYFFDSVLQISDGVNVLGGINWPILWSLVVVWVLIYFCVWKGTTSVGKVVVYSVPLPIILLGVLLLRAVTLPGFLNGWRLYLTPVWSALVDPEVWTAAFSQIFFTLSLGFGIMVTYASYKNSEDDIAKDTWLTALINSGISLFSGFVVFGILGYMAGVTNTPLAELAASGPGLAFVVFPEALSLMPLPWLFSLLFFVMLLSLGIDSAFSLVEALNATILDKQQQGNVAKVSIGVCLGGFIAGIIYTTRAGLYILDIVDHFVTNYNLMLVAIFQSILVGWVYGAEKLRRYMNQVSDWTVGKWWNFSIKYLIPMALVALLATQFSKDIRTPYEGYPAWALGIGWAIVFLPLLIFLSLLVTDKTLINGRTD; this comes from the coding sequence ATGGCTCGTCAACGTTGGGCTTCAAGAACAGTATTTCTCCTCGCAGCAGTAGGTTCTGCAGTTGGCTTAGGCAATGTGTGGCGCTTTCCCTACCTAGCTGGGAAATACGGTGGGGGAGCATTTCTAGTCCCTTACCTGATCGCTTTAGTCCTAATTGGGGTTCCACTGTTGATGCTGGAATTTGCGATAGGACAAAAAATGCAACGGGGAGCCATAGGCTCATTTAGGAAATTACACCCCAATTTCGGCAGTCTCGGTCTGTTTGCCCTGATGTCAGCCTTTATCATTGTCTCCTATTATGCAGTTGTCATGGGCTGGAGCTTGATTTACTTTCTAGCATCCTTTGGGGTCAAGTGGTCGAGTGATGCTAAAAGCTACTTCTTTGATAGTGTTCTGCAAATCAGCGATGGGGTCAACGTATTAGGTGGTATCAACTGGCCAATCTTATGGTCCCTAGTTGTAGTCTGGGTCTTGATTTATTTCTGTGTTTGGAAAGGCACGACCAGTGTGGGCAAAGTCGTTGTTTACAGCGTTCCACTTCCAATTATTTTACTGGGGGTATTGTTATTACGCGCAGTAACGTTACCAGGTTTCCTCAATGGCTGGAGACTGTATCTTACTCCAGTTTGGAGTGCATTAGTTGACCCGGAAGTCTGGACAGCAGCATTCTCACAGATTTTCTTTACCTTATCTCTGGGATTTGGAATTATGGTGACTTATGCTAGCTACAAGAACTCAGAGGATGACATTGCTAAAGATACCTGGTTAACTGCCTTGATCAACAGTGGTATCAGCTTATTTTCCGGTTTTGTGGTGTTCGGAATCTTGGGATATATGGCAGGAGTTACCAACACCCCCTTGGCAGAGCTGGCTGCTTCTGGTCCGGGTCTAGCGTTTGTGGTTTTCCCGGAAGCTTTAAGCTTGATGCCCTTGCCTTGGCTATTCAGTCTGCTGTTTTTTGTGATGCTGCTTTCCCTAGGCATCGACAGCGCTTTTTCCCTAGTAGAAGCTTTGAATGCGACTATCCTCGACAAACAACAACAGGGAAATGTTGCTAAGGTTTCAATCGGGGTTTGTTTAGGAGGATTTATTGCTGGAATTATTTATACTACCAGAGCTGGATTATACATTTTAGATATTGTAGATCATTTTGTTACTAACTATAACTTGATGTTGGTAGCTATTTTCCAATCTATCCTAGTGGGATGGGTATATGGTGCAGAAAAGCTACGACGATACATGAACCAAGTTAGTGATTGGACGGTTGGTAAATGGTGGAATTTTTCTATAAAATACCTGATTCCTATGGCTTTAGTCGCTTTGCTGGCAACCCAGTTTTCAAAAGATATTAGGACTCCCTATGAAGGATACCCAGCCTGGGCTTTAGGAATTGGCTGGGCAATCGTGTTTTTGCCATTACTTATTTTCCTGTCTTTGCTGGTCACAGACAAAACATTGATCAATGGGAGAACCGATTAA
- a CDS encoding phytochelatin synthase family protein encodes MINYNYGKKSAQKSLLKVFRIPLQATLIGFFLINGGCLAQTIPLTENLINLDSDHGERLLMASQAREDYLPLSIQFVTQENLAYCGVASMVMVLNALSIQAPEAPEFRTNRFTQKNVLNAKTEEVRMAEVIARRGMTLEQLAGLLETYPVRAEVYHGGDLTLDQFRNIVVKNLQEAENFVLVNYLRKAIAQKTGGHISPIAAYNKEADRFLILDVSRYKYPPVWVKAEELWQAMATKDSESKKTRGFVLVSTR; translated from the coding sequence ATGATTAACTACAACTATGGTAAAAAATCTGCTCAAAAAAGTCTCCTAAAAGTATTCCGTATACCCCTACAAGCTACTTTAATTGGGTTTTTCCTTATCAATGGAGGATGCTTAGCCCAGACAATTCCACTGACCGAAAATCTGATTAACCTCGATTCCGATCACGGAGAAAGGTTACTGATGGCAAGCCAAGCCCGAGAAGACTATTTGCCCCTAAGTATTCAGTTTGTCACTCAGGAAAACCTGGCTTACTGTGGAGTAGCTAGTATGGTCATGGTGCTAAATGCTTTATCAATTCAAGCTCCAGAGGCACCGGAATTTAGGACTAACCGCTTCACCCAGAAGAATGTTTTGAATGCCAAAACTGAGGAAGTGCGCATGGCTGAGGTGATTGCTCGTCGGGGCATGACTTTGGAACAATTAGCAGGATTATTGGAAACTTATCCAGTTAGAGCAGAGGTTTACCATGGTGGTGATTTGACCCTGGATCAGTTTCGCAACATAGTGGTAAAGAATTTGCAAGAAGCGGAAAATTTTGTCTTAGTCAATTACTTACGCAAAGCCATTGCTCAGAAAACTGGGGGACATATTTCTCCTATAGCTGCCTACAACAAAGAAGCAGACCGTTTTCTGATCCTAGATGTCTCTCGTTACAAGTATCCTCCGGTCTGGGTCAAGGCTGAAGAATTGTGGCAAGCCATGGCGACTAAGGATTCAGAGTCTAAAAAGACACGGGGGTTTGTGCTGGTGAGTACCCGTTGA
- a CDS encoding cyanobactin biosynthesis PatC/TenC/TruC family protein gives MPEEETKTPRRGRRRKTQAKPKAKAAPAAAPPSVQPEVASPSVQPELNEQEEKKSVLLATGLEDYARWKVMFKDQKPDNDPPFRRGRIWA, from the coding sequence ATGCCAGAAGAAGAAACTAAAACTCCCAGACGCGGTCGTCGCAGAAAAACCCAGGCGAAGCCAAAAGCAAAAGCTGCTCCTGCTGCTGCTCCTCCATCTGTTCAACCAGAGGTTGCTTCTCCATCTGTTCAACCAGAGCTTAATGAACAGGAAGAAAAGAAATCAGTGTTACTTGCTACTGGTCTAGAAGATTATGCCCGGTGGAAGGTTATGTTTAAAGACCAGAAGCCAGACAATGACCCCCCTTTCCGTCGGGGACGCATTTGGGCTTAA